One Rhizoctonia solani chromosome 3, complete sequence genomic region harbors:
- a CDS encoding glyoxal oxidase: MIFSPKVGFQWAGSVMAIIGAFAQVPGSFVEVGDTKVSAMMMFLGNEQKVYILDKVEGNPSQINGHPAWGSEWDIASSTATLMDVPTNSFCAAGMHFPNGSWATFGGNAAVGPGGKIGSVPNPGGADALYDATYQDWDGRRAIRVLNPCPSGSAGTAQCQWFDNTTYVGMQKARWYASTEALADGSIVIVGGYVNGGYINRNTPNIDPAYSEGAAEPTFEFWPSRGTPAAVMQFMITTSGLNSYAHLYLMPSGKMFAQANFSTILWDYNNNIETPLPDMPGRVIRVYPASGAVAMLPLTPGNNYTPTILFCGGSDMPESAWGNYSWPAINTWNYPASRDCQRITPEPMDGSQPVYIQDDEMLEGRTMGQFITLPDSTLLVLNGALNGTAGYATQTGETPTYGEMPFGMSLSSGPVLTPAIYDPNAPPGQRWNRFGEPSAIPRLYHSSALLLPDGSVLVAGSNPNVDVNFTTAFPTTYAAERFYPPYFANIANRPVPEGLPDTLSYGGAAFQIYLPVGTYVGDPNEAAGSARVVLVRPGFSTHAMNMGQRLLQLNSSFEVSDQGNILLHVAQVPPNPNLLTPGPVLMFVVVGGVPSVGKMVTVGTGNFGTQPVQDASFLPPSRPRPSVAANPAAANANSDSDRTSRESRTRTVAIAVSVGGGILLAALVALIYLIRKRRQDKVETSESTQDLGAPATLASQPPSMASLWRPEHDSRSGGVWTPSVNSSNPQFAPRAHPYPHPYPYESESSPSLGGPVVSPARVYSGRGSVQR; the protein is encoded by the exons ATGATTTTCAGCCCAAAG GTTGGGTTTCAATGGGCTGGTTCGGTGATGGCGATCATAGGGGCGTTCGCACAAGTCCCTGGATCGTTTGTCGAGGTGGGAGACACTAAGGTGTCCGCTATGATG ATGTTTTTGGGGAATGAACAAAAGGTATACATCCTG GACAAAGTGGAAGGCAACCCGTCACAAATCAATGGACACCCAGCTTGGGGCTCAGAATG GGATATAGCGTCATCGACAGCCACCCTGATGGACGTTCCGACAAACAGCTTTTGCGCAGCCGGTATGCATTTCCCTAACGGTTCATGGGCTACCTTTGGGGGCAATGCCGCTGTGGGACCAGGTGGGAAGATCGGCAGCGTGCCCAATCCGGGTGGCGCTGATGCCTTGTATGATGCTACCTACCAAGATTGGGACGGTCGCCGGGCCATTAGGGTACTGAACCCCTGCCCCAGTGGGTCGGCAG GCACCGCACAATGTCAGTGGTTTGACAATACTACATATGTCGGGATGCAAAAGGCCCGCTGGTACGCATCAACAGAAGCACTGGCTGACGGATCTATTGTGATTGTTGGCGGTTATGTGAACGGAGGATACATTAATAG AAATACACCAAACATCGACCCAGCCTATTCTGAAGGTGCTGCGGAACCTACTTTTGAATTTTGGCCTAGCAG AGGAACCCCTGCGGCTGTCATGCAATTTATGATCACAACGAGCGGTTTGAATTCTTATGCACACCTATATCTAATGCCTAGTGGCAAAATGTTCGCTCAAGCCAATTTCTCCACGA TCTTGTGGgactacaacaacaacattgAAACACCCCTGCCCGACATGCCAGGTCGCGTTATTCGCGTATACCCCGCGTCAGGTGCCGTGGCGATGCTACCTCTTACACCTGGGAACAACTACACCCCCACCATCCTGTTCTGTGGCGGCTCGGACATGCCCGAGTCTGCCTGGGGGAACTATAGCTGGCCCGCGATCAACACTTGGAACTATCCTGCTTCTCGAGACTGCCAGCGTATCACGCCCGAACCGATGGATGGAAGCCAACCAGTGTACATTCAAGACGATGAAATGCTTGAAGGCCGGACCATGGGTCAATTTATCACTCTTCCTGATTCGACGCTTCTTGTGCTGAATGGCGCGTTGAACGGAACAGCTGGGTACGCGACGCAAACAGGAGAGACACCGACGTATGGGGAAATGCCGTTTGGAATGAGCTTGTCATCGGGACCAGTCTTGACGCCTGCGATATACGATCCCAATGCCCCGCCTGGTCAACGATGGAATCGGTTTGGAGAACCAAGCGCGATTCCTAGGCTATACCACTCAAGCGCGCTCTTGCTCCCAGACGGCTCGGTCCTCGTAGCAGGAAGCAACCCCAACGTCGACGTAAATTTTACAACTGCGTTCCCGACTACGTACGCAGCCGAACGTTTCTACCCTCCGTACTTTGCCAACATTGCGAATCGCCCTGTGCCAGAAGGTCTTCCCGATACGTTATCCTATGGGGGAGCAGCGTTTCAGATATACCTCCCTGTGGGTACGTACGTAGGAGATCCAAACGAGGCAGCTGGATCAGCACGGGTAGTTCTTGTTCGTCCGGGATTCTCGACCCACGCGATGAATATGGGCCAACGACTGCTCCAGCTGAATTCGTCATTTGAAGTGTCCGACCAAGGAAACATCCTACTCCACGTTGCACAGGTTCCACCGAACCCGAATTTGCTCACTCCGGGGCCGGTGTTGATGTTTGTTGTCGTCGGCGGTGTCCCGAGTGTCGGAAAGATGGTGACGGTCGGAACAGGAAATTTCGGGACGCAGCCGGTTCAAGATGCGTCGTTCCTCCCTCCGTCTCGTCCCAGACCAAGTGTGGCAGCAAACCCGGCAGCGGCCAACGCCAACTCCGACTCGGACCGCACGTCCCGCGAATCTCGGACAAGGACCGTGGCTATTGCTGTGTCAGTAGGAGGCGGTATCCTGTTGGCTGCTCTGGTCGCCTTGATATACCTAATAAGGAAACGAAGACAGGACAAGGTCGAAACGTCCGAGTCGACTCAAGATTTAGGGGCACCTGCTACACTGGCGTCTCAACCTCCATCGATGGCATCGCTCTGGCGACCTGAGCATGACTCACGATCGGGAGGAGTCTGGACGCCGTCTGTGAACAGCTCCAATCCGCAATTTGCACCACGGGCACATCCGTATCCGCATCCGTATCCGTACGAGTCAGAGTCGAGCCCTAGCTTGGGAGGTCCGGTTGTGTCCCCTGCTCGTGTTTATTCGGGACGTGGGTCCGTTCAGCGCTGA
- a CDS encoding Fungal specific transcription factor domain yields the protein MAVVSSQPMLTGSPQQLQTATSFVTTGQHALPGPSRRGRGRPPGSSADRNTSLDTSLTASSTSPAASTRTKNGCWSCRKCDEGASGRQGSCGNCTRLEIDCLGWGAKRPEWMKDKTQVEAWKARVTQSLKDKGMIRGVPRTNPPAPPPFTYNPRGARNVTPPDSSGSNPSQSLSPVSPVINTIPGAGPIPRTLPNTTSTPPRAQPSVAINTMLPTPDINGLVHSQQPLHELSEESDEEYGWDIPDTTLSELPPSLFDGPALGDTPNPMDPIQAVFPQPDTFEQVTVFPEVVGELISPGVRAGTTVGFVTPYEFAPQTGVAPSVIFGPTPPYVGSENEWSNYNGYQQQQQQQQQQQQQQQQQQQQTEYATNEWASTNGYAYSSTTSDIPPPYQEHQVQPFQPQVLRTPTVGLDQDRLRNMLILYYFKHVRQMQYVFAGDTTTNVMWHHAQMDPQGVVSLALCSLAALHDSRMRIANGIMPNDQRARGPADKYYQKALARLQDNKLRTGILTDADATAALHFVSFWLFTGGTGDWPTALQIAGDWYEQSNITKDENPMKSLMEMNENAKHASKTTMWMDIFSSISLCKSPRFLGLYRRLLQPNTWYPTGQRSGLQLENVMGCADGIMLCLAEIADLAYWKSQQQANGCLSMPELVRRGLVIEKDLRREGYTLFRQQQQENGMWGSVPPRATATPSVNLDLPNGLRLVPEIKRAVKDTVEALKKLPCSEYDRSLVFPLALVGCATDEPEMREYVRCRIKQLSSAVGNCATAGELIEHVWSRRDKSPGLVLGWREAMQEINMTILSRPAVLSGSKNVSRIVQLRRPFSLYPAVASKEHSPETKMTNEDSITTTPCAPPNPISPANPLATLRELITDKRPVDVSTLESTYVACPAHHLSYLTKSEFSALVSAASARPEFVLKLCEDQLGGNDTKPEETTSPAPIEHLTNAQAHYTKLAKNRMGVHHAYLERLLRIYEHISSTPTHSQVIGVLRGIISTVLQSLFSRPRFRFESHLSQVVWHAIASVQFDRAQTRAILGALRLRFSGTGSARDSRTCDSDPMQHLLQTILDSPKADTRIHNEVCSILRDSQAWSWLRALAGGPHEPSMVAGANTRLAVLVMLHQLYADTPLTGSKSTLTSLEHCWNVWMTILGAEAISAQSLPQTQSIEPFYRPFSALQCDIKDKIHMAQPRSLSVELGAAYACTGTSNVFELSARLSAAGFRLDSIRLPSGYLTHVVDLLLKYRFVQVARKVSSQVPADLPPTLIASVAYNCAEAGYVSDAASLLCDARLDVEERHRIALECLYQLNKQRGVLTRPVALHICEALGPDLGRTPPNLRPIAVRMALNAGLLRLAGLMGAHWQLQPRLQRLLATRLVKARLPGSLPRHWTHTKISGRARRSHNRLSYGEINATRLGNILLSRSSARLGGRAQLRATLATLARLLRANGVAYETSWSSKRKRAPFRPDGVTLNIILRALVRSTFCVSSSDLRTLFDLLSRAGRCGMAKVGNHFGTGADYVLDGYASSAIALAKLVPRTEGPWAFVRYVRPLLRTFVAGLRIRGDQEGVKVVMKVLRAEDWHWRRAGWHSPGGPDS from the exons ATGGCTGTGGTCTCGAGCCAACCGATGCTCACTGGCTCTCCGCAGCAGCTGCAGACTGCCACGTCCTTTGTCACAACTGGCCAACATGCTCTTCCCGGTCCCTCTCGACGCGGCCGAGGCCGACCACCGGGTTCATCTGCCGACCGGAACACATCCCTCGACACCTCCCTGACCGCCTCATCCACCAGTCCTGCTGCCTCCACCCGCACCAAAAACGGATGTTGGTCATGCCGC AAGTGCGACGAGGGGGCCTCTGGACGCCAGGGCTCGTGCGGCAACTGCACTCGTCTCGAGATCGATTGCTTGGGATGGGGGGCTAAGCGTCCCGAGTGGATGAAG GATAAAACCCAGGTCGAGGCATGGAAGGCTCGCGTTACCCAGAGTCTCAAGGACAAGGGTATGATTCGTGGTGTTCCTCGCACCAACCCCCCTGCGCCGCCACCGTTCACATACAACCCCCGTGGTGCCCGTAACGTTACCCCTCCGGACTCCTCGGGCAGCAATCCCAGTCAGAGTCTGAGCCCAGTCTCTCCCGTTATCAACACTATTCCTGGCGCAGGTCCGATCCCCCGTACACTTCCCAATACCACTAGTACTCCCCCTCGTGCCCAGCCATCTGTGGCAATCAATACCATGCTCCCGACCCCCGACATCAACGGTCTTGTTCATTCTCAGCAACCACTACACGAGCTCTCTGAAGAGTCTGACGAGGAATATGGCTGGGACATTCCTGATACCACCCTTTCCGAGCTTCCCCCGAGTCTCTTTGATGGTCCCGCCCTCGGTGATACGCCAAACCCCATGGATCCCATCCAAGCTGTCTTTCCTCAACCAGATACATTCGAACAAGTCACTGTCTTTCCTGAAGTCGTTGGGGAGCTTATTTCCCCAGGGGTCAGAG CTGGCACTACTGTCGGTTTCGTAACTCCGTATGAGTTTGCCCCTCAGACAGGTGTTGCTCCCTCGGTCATCTTTGGTCCCACTCCTCCCTATGTCGGTTCTGAGAACGAGTGGTCTAATTATAATGGGTatcaacagcagcagcaacaacaacaacaacagcagcaacaacaacaacaacaacaacagcagaCCGAATATGCAACTAACGAGTGGGCATCTACCAACGGATACGCCTATTCAAGTACTACGAGTGATATCCCCCCTCCGTACCAAGAGCATCAAGTCCAGCCGTTCCAACCCCAGGTCCTGCGTACACCAACTGTTGGGCTCGACCAAGACCGACTGCGCAACATGCTTATCCTCTACTACTTCAAGCACGTCCGTCAGATGCAGTACGTCTTTGCTGGAGACACCACCACCAATGTCATGTGGCACCACGCCCAAATGGACCCACAGGGTGTCGTCTCGCTCGCACTCTGCTCCCTCGCTGCTCTGCATGACTCGAGGATGCGCATAGCAAATGGCATCATGCCCAACGATCAGCGTGCACGTGGCCCAGCGGACAAGTACTACCAAAAAGCGCTGGCAAGGTTGCAAGATAACAAGCTGCGTACCGGAATACTCACGGATGCAGATGCCACCGCCGCGTTGCACTTTGTTTCGTTTTG GCTGTTTACGGGAGGCACGGGCGACTGGCCGACCGCGCTCCAAATTGCAGGTGATTGGTATGAGCAGAGTAATATCACAAAGGACGAGAACCCAATGAAGTCGTTGATGGAGATGAACGAAAAC GCGAAGCATGCAAGCAAGACGACAATGTGGATGGACATTTTCTCGTCCATTTCGCTCTGCAAGTCGCCACGCTTTTTGGGCCTTTACCGTCGATTGTTGCAACCGAACACATGGTACCCAACCGGCCAACGATCTGGGCTTCAACTCGAGAATGTCATGGGATGCGCAGACGGAATCATGCTCTGCCTGGCTGAAATCGCCGACCTTGCCTACTGGAAGTCCCAACAACAGGCCAACGGATGCCTTAGCATGCCAGAGCTCGTGCGCCGGGGTCTCGTAATCGAAAAAGACCTGAGACGCGAGGGCTACACGCTCTTCCGTCAGCAACAACAGGAGAACGGGATGTGGGGTAGCGTCCCGCCTCGGGCGACAGCGACCCCGAGTGTTAATCTGGACCTCCCGAACGGTCTACGGCTGG TCCCGGAGATCAAGCGCGCGGTCAAGGACACGGTCGAGGCCCTCAAAAAGCTCCCGTGTAGCGAGTACGATCGCAGTCTGGTCTTCCCGCTCGCCTTGGTGGGGTGTGCGACCGACGAGCCGGAGATGAGAGAGTACGTGCGCTGTCGCATCAAGCAGTTGAGCTCGGCCGTCGGGAACTGTGCCACTGCTGGAGAACTTATTGAGCATGTATGGTCTCGGCGAGACAAGTCCCCTGGGCTCGTGCTCGGTTGGCGAGAGGCGATGCAAGAGATCAACATGACGATCTT ATCTCGTCCTGCCGTTTTATCCGGGAGTAAAAATGTCTCAAGGATCGTCCAGCT GCGACGACCGTTTAGCCTCTACCCGGCGGTGGCCTCGAAGGAACACAGTCCCGAAACGAAGATGACCAATGAGGATTCTATAACGACCACTCCATGCGCCCCGCCCAATCCCATATCACCCGCTAATCCACTCGCAACTCTCCGGGAACTGATTACGGATAAACGCCCAGTCGATGTCAGCACGCTCGAATCCACCTATGTCGCATGTCCCGCGCACCACCTCTCCTACCTAACGAAATCAGAATTCTCGGCTCTTGTGTCAGCTGCGAGCGCTCGTCCGGAATTTGTCTTGAAGCTGTGCGAGGATCAG TTGGGCGGGAATGATACTAAACCAG AGGAGACTACTTCGCCGGCGCCAATAGAACACCTTACGAATGCGCAAGCACATTATACTAAATTGGCCAAGAACCGCATGGGAGTGCATCATGCTTATTTGGAACGACTTTTGCGCATTTATGAACATATTTCATCGACTCCAACGCATTCTCAAGTGATTGGCGTGCTGCGCGGTATCATCTCCACCGTTCTCCAGTCGCTCTTTTCCAGGCCCCGGTTCCGGTTTGAATCCCATCTTTCCCAAGTTGTCTGGCACGCAATCGCGTCGGTCCAGTTTGACCGAGCTCAAACCAGGGCGATACTCGGCGCCCTTCGACTGCGGTTTTCCGGAACTGGTTCAGCTCGTGATTCGCGAACCTGCGATTCTGATCCAATGCAACATCTTCTGCAGACTATACTTGATTCACCCAAAGCCGATACGAGGATTCATAACGAAGTTTGTTCCATCCTCCGCGATTCACAGGCATGGTCGTGGTTGAGGGCACTCGCCGGGGGACCACACGAGCCATCTATGGTGGCAGGCGCTAATACCAGGCTGGCCGTTTTGGTAATGCTGCATCAACTCTATGCTGATACACCTTTAACCGGCTCGAAGTCAACGCTTACATCACTCGAACATTGTTGGAACGTGTGGATGACCATATTGGGTGCCGAAGCTATCTCTGCACAGTCCCTGCCCCAGACACAATCGATCGAGCCATTCTATCGTCCTTTCTCCGCCTTGCAGTGCGATATCA AAGACAAGATCCACATGGCTCAGCCTAGAAGTTTATCCGTCGAACTCGGTGCTGCTTACGCTTGCACAGGCACTTCGAATGTATTTGAACTTTCAGCGAGGTTATCAGCAGCAGGATTCCGGTTAGACTCGATCCGACTTCCGTCCGGGTACTTGACGCACGTGGTGGATTTGTTACTCAAATACCGGTTTGTGCAGGTCGCTCGGAAGGTTTCAAGCCAGGTACCGGCGGACTTGCCTCCAACGCTCATTGCTTCTGTTGCCTATAACTGCGCCGAAGCAGGGTACGTCTCCGATGCCGCATCTTTGTTATGCGATGCACGACTCGACGTCGAAGAACGACATCGTATTGCCCTCGAGTGTTTATACCAGCTAAACAAACAAAGGGGTGTGCTGACACGACCTGTTGcattgcatatatgcgaggCTCTTGGTCCGGATTTAGGTCGCACGCCGCCTAATCTTCGTCCTATCGCTGTTCGAATGGCTTTGAATGCTGGCCTTTTACGTCTTGCTGGTCTCATGGGTGCCCATTGGCAATTGCAACCTCGACTTCAGCGCTTACTAGCCACCCGATTAGTCAAAGCACGTCTCCCCGGCTCGCTTCCCAGGCATTGGACCCACACCAA AATTTCCGGAAGAGCGCGGCGAAGCCATAACCGGCTCTCGTATGGCGAAATAAACGCAACACGCTTGGGGAATATACTTCTCAGTCGTTCGAGTGCGCGTCTTGGCGGACGTGCCCAGCTCCGAGCTACTTTGGCTACTTTGGCTCGGCTCCTTCGCGCCAACGGAGTTGCGTACGAGACATCTTGGAGCAGCAAACGCAAACGTGCGCCATTTCGGCCAGACGGTGTAACATTAAACATCATTCTACGCGCGCTGGTGCGATCCACTTTCTGTGTGTCATCGAGTGATTTAAGAACACTATTTGATTTACTATCCCGTGCTGGCCGGTGTGGAATGGCCAAAGTCGGCAATCACTTCGGAACGGGAGCGGACTATGTACTTGATGGATACGCGAGCAGCGCAATCGCGCTGGCAAAGCTCGTCCCTCGAACGGAAGGACCATGGGCATTTGTCCGCTATGTAAGACCGCTCTTACGGACGTTTGTCGCTGGACTACGAATTCGGGGAGATCAGGAGGGGGTCAAGGTGGTAATGAAGGTTCTCAGGGCAGAGGATTGGCACTGGAGAAGGGCGGGTTGGCATAGCCCCGGTGGTCCCGATTCATAG
- a CDS encoding Sugar (and other) transporter — protein MSTAVDEKHSASSSSSANNVPAGKNPNAMTYDERRRAALREVDEAKFSRFHVKACLVAGVGFFTDAYDIFAINIAATMLGFVYGKGGALNANQDLGVKVATPVGTLVGQLLFGWLADVVGRKKMYGVELMISFVRLWPAVGIVGAIIVWRFIMGVGIGGDYPLSAVITSEFAATRIRGRMMTAVFAMQGFGNFTAALVALIVTEAYKSSIINGPADLHKIDYCWRILIGLGAVPGCAANDVSIVVTNAKYKHDPDAVIERVQAPKASWADFSPIGAAYAWFALDVAFYGLGLNSSIVLTAIGFGNSTNGNKQVGAYETLHNVSVGNLILSAGGLIPGYWVTFLFVDSWGRKPIQLLGFTMLTIIFICMGFGYDKMIHTTSAAKKAFVFLYCFANFFQNFGPNTTTFIVPGEAFPTRYRSTAHGISAASGKLGAIIAQVGFARLRDIGGKNAFIKHILEIFALFMLTGLFATFLIPETKGRTLEDLSNESQDGFVSGGAGPLELRDGVVVDPRTDRPVGVVQPVQGANAQY, from the exons ATGTCCACTGCAGTCGACGAGAAGCACAGCGCATCATCCAGCTCGTCTGCCAACAATGTCCCAGCTGGCAAGAATCCCAATGCTATGACCTATGACGAGAGGCGGCGAGCAGCCCTGCGCGAGGTTGATGAAGCCAAGTTTTC ACGGTTTCACGTAAAGGCATGCCTAGTTGCTGGTGTTGGTTTCTTCACCGATGCATATGATATTTTCGCCATCAACATTGCGGCAACTATGTTGGGCTTTGTCTACGGCAAGGGAGGTGCCCTCAACGCCAACCAGGACCTCGGTGTCAAGGTTGCCACTCCTGTCGGCACACTGGTTGGTCAGCTTTTATTTGGTTGGCTCGCAGATGTTGTCGGTCGTAAGAAAATGTATGGTGTCGAGTTGATGATCA GCTTTGTCCGGCTCTGGCCTGCGGTCGGTATTGTCGGTGCAATTATCGTCTGGCGTTTCATCATGGGTGTCGGTATTGGTGGTGAC TATCCGCTCTCTGCAGTTATTACCTCCGAGTTTGCTGCTACTCGTATTCGTGGCCGTATGATGACCGCTGTCTTTGCTATGCAGGGTTTCGGTAATTTTA CCGCTGCTCTTGTCGCACTTATTGTCACCGAGGCATACAAATCCAGTATCATCAATGGACCTGCAGACCTCCACAAGATTGACTACTGCTGGCGCATTCTCATTGGCCTTGGTGCTGTTCCCGGCTGC GCTGCCAACGACGTCAGCATCGTTGTGACCAACGCCAAATACAAGCACGATCCCGATGCAGTTATCGAGCGTGTTCAGGCTCCCAAGGCTTCATGGGCTGATTTCA GTCCTATTGGTGCTGCCTATGCTTGGTTCGCGCTCGATGTTGCATTTTATGGTCTTGGGCTTAATTCATCGATTGTGCTCACTGCCATCGGCTTTGGTAACAGTACCAATGGTAACAAGCAAGTTGGTGCCTACGAGACCTTACACAACGTCTCTGTTGGTAACTTGATCTTGTCTGCTGGTGGACTCATTCCTGGATACTGGGtcaccttcttgtttgttgattcCTGGGGCCGCAAGCCTATTCAACTTTTGGGCTTCACTATGCTTACCA TCATCTTCATTTGCATGGGTTTCGGCTACGACAAGATGATCCACACCACCAGCGCCGCCAAGAAGGCATTTGTGTTCCTATACTG ctttgccaacttcttCCAAAACTTTGGTCCCAATACCACTACCTTCATTGTCCCCGGCGAGGCCTTCCCCACTCGCTACCGCTCCACCGCGCATGGTATCTCAGCCGCTTCTGGGAAGCTTGGCGCTATTATCGCCCAAGTCGGTTTCGCTCGGCTTAGGGATATTGGTGGCAAGAACGCATTCATCAAGCATATCCTTGAGATTTTTGCCTTGTTCATGTTGACTGGTCTATTCGCGACATTCCTCATCCCCGAGACCAAGGGTCGTACCCTCGAAG ATCTTTCCAACGAGTCACAAGATGGATTCGTCTCAGGAGGCGCTGGTCCTCTGGAGCTTCGGGACGGCGTTGTGGTCGATCCTCGCACCGATCGCCCAGTTGGTGTTGTACAACCTGTACAGGGAGCTAACGCTCAATACTAG